Proteins from a genomic interval of Phragmitibacter flavus:
- a CDS encoding serine/threonine-protein kinase has protein sequence MPMDEPFPAVKEPCRTTAEDSLTVSEEEVFLRAISLHGKDRDRWLEAACAGDPECRERVEALLAAHDETGFMMQMATDSVVQPAGSESREEEEREGARYGAYELVSLIGAGGFGTVWRAREMGSDGKMVALKILKLGMDTREVVSRFNREQQLLARMDHPNIARVYGGGATHGGRLFIAMELVDGVNLSAYCESHRLSLLRRLHLFLQLCEAIKHAHQKGIIHRDLKPSNLLVSFEDGRAVLKVIDFGVAKAVYADPEEHSLHTRMGQVMGTLVYMSPEQAGLVEADVDTRTDIYSMGIILYELLTSMTPMSTLNGSMTSHEEVRRRIRDVTPPLPSQMIRGLAVEKATLIALARMTDAHRLSSVLKGDLDWIVMRCIEKQPSARYESAGELGDDVLSYLCDKPVRARAPSRWLLLRKAVRRNPGVFAASAAAVVCLLAGTAVSLSWAYRSNIAEEEQRRLADEAERRRVEAMHLAYEADMSAASLLLAKGNTGQVRQFLERQVPRDGAPDFRGFEWRYLNQEVRDGHVALLRGHRMGVGAVAFSRDGNLFASGDMGGRVNVWELGKIQLLKTIDDATSRIIGVSFSHDGRYFAAGGETHLRVWTGPDFRLGRKLALDKVRPGYSPTGPVLALGVGDARWNGNAGETRLWSWDRDLEGKEMRVLPNAGTRMAFTADGGLLATGAGLNQIYVWDVVSGERRARFNQPTAMDMAIAHDGAWLAATTRVRRNSPSIWSLPGAGPVGPLEGVVEGAYALAASPVANVLAAGSANHRVSLWDMNTFRELESFIGHRQEVQALAFSSDGKRLASGGGDRTARIWKIGARRMKDEVTSMHAALGMGGVRISPDGRLLAAQSADRVLKLFHGRDMSEAMVIGYQRSPLGFSSDGQRLATFNSKGLLEWWDTKDGECLGGRDLKHRPHLEGATALSPDGAILSMGVDGDVHFYDTQSGDCLLSAAKEHQQSIGAVAFSPDGKLHATVALDGTVVLRSVPDGIKRLDFRGHNIGARGLAFSPDSQWLATGGYDHLIKIWDVSSGDQVAELRGHSRPVLFLAFTSDGKTLLSSGDGDQLFLWRTGVWRFLGQHLIPAPVRSMALSNDSSLLGLIALPGVLKVMRAPASSPEQPLPASLLPEFDWDLRELPPVAWPVVEDLPPRGEGVPTACLDLSAHYNAPLDESWTTAAGATLGDLEPGVHRFNGVDWDVRGIMQVYPRKMGFQPPVPAFPDKVTGIKVHQKAASLNFLGAVTWGKDWKTGYEAGRLVIRYEDGVSVEHRLKMGRDVLGWLQNSPPLGEGNFSVRVAWSGPSQRGSSDAEGVRLFHFVWHNPRLNVAIREIDFVATEGCPFITAITAVP, from the coding sequence ATGCCCATGGATGAACCGTTTCCTGCAGTGAAGGAGCCGTGTCGGACGACAGCGGAGGATTCGTTGACGGTTTCAGAGGAAGAGGTTTTTCTCAGGGCGATCAGCCTTCACGGAAAAGACCGGGATCGCTGGCTGGAGGCAGCTTGTGCGGGTGATCCGGAATGTCGGGAACGGGTGGAGGCGTTGCTGGCCGCCCATGATGAAACCGGTTTCATGATGCAGATGGCTACGGACAGTGTGGTGCAGCCTGCGGGGTCTGAAAGTCGGGAAGAGGAGGAGCGGGAGGGGGCGCGATACGGGGCTTATGAACTGGTTTCGCTGATTGGAGCTGGAGGATTTGGGACGGTGTGGAGGGCGCGGGAGATGGGTTCTGATGGGAAGATGGTGGCATTGAAGATCTTGAAGCTGGGCATGGACACCAGGGAGGTGGTGTCACGGTTCAATCGTGAGCAACAACTGCTGGCGAGGATGGATCATCCCAACATTGCACGGGTTTATGGAGGTGGGGCGACTCATGGCGGGCGTCTTTTTATTGCGATGGAATTGGTGGATGGTGTGAATCTTTCGGCGTATTGCGAGAGCCACCGGTTGTCGCTACTTCGAAGGCTCCATCTGTTTTTGCAACTGTGTGAGGCAATCAAACATGCGCATCAGAAGGGGATCATTCACCGGGATTTGAAGCCGTCGAATTTGCTGGTCAGTTTTGAGGATGGTCGGGCGGTTTTGAAGGTGATCGACTTTGGGGTGGCGAAGGCGGTTTATGCGGATCCCGAGGAGCATTCGCTGCACACGAGGATGGGGCAGGTGATGGGCACTTTGGTTTACATGAGTCCGGAACAGGCGGGACTGGTGGAGGCGGATGTGGATACACGGACGGACATCTATTCGATGGGGATCATCCTCTATGAGTTGCTGACCTCCATGACGCCGATGTCGACCCTGAATGGTTCGATGACCAGCCATGAGGAAGTGCGCCGTCGCATTCGTGATGTTACTCCGCCGCTGCCGTCGCAAATGATCCGGGGATTGGCGGTGGAAAAAGCGACGTTGATTGCCTTGGCGAGGATGACGGATGCCCATCGCCTTTCTTCCGTGCTCAAGGGAGATCTGGACTGGATTGTGATGCGCTGCATCGAGAAACAACCGTCTGCCCGCTACGAGTCGGCAGGGGAGTTGGGGGATGACGTATTAAGTTATCTTTGTGACAAGCCGGTGCGGGCGCGGGCACCCAGCAGGTGGTTGTTGTTGCGCAAGGCGGTCAGGCGCAACCCGGGCGTGTTTGCGGCTTCGGCGGCTGCGGTGGTTTGCCTGCTGGCGGGAACGGCGGTCAGTCTCTCATGGGCCTACCGATCCAATATTGCCGAGGAGGAGCAGCGGCGTCTGGCGGATGAAGCGGAAAGGCGGAGGGTTGAGGCGATGCATCTGGCGTATGAAGCGGACATGAGTGCGGCATCGCTTTTGTTGGCGAAGGGGAATACCGGTCAGGTGCGGCAGTTTTTGGAGCGGCAGGTGCCTCGCGATGGTGCTCCTGATTTTCGTGGATTCGAATGGCGCTATTTGAACCAGGAGGTTCGGGATGGCCATGTGGCGTTGTTGCGGGGGCATCGAATGGGTGTGGGGGCGGTTGCTTTTTCGAGAGATGGCAACCTGTTTGCCAGTGGCGACATGGGGGGGCGGGTGAATGTGTGGGAATTGGGGAAGATCCAGCTGCTCAAGACGATCGACGATGCGACCTCAAGGATCATCGGGGTTTCGTTTTCTCACGATGGCCGCTATTTTGCGGCGGGGGGTGAAACGCATTTGCGGGTCTGGACGGGGCCCGATTTCCGGCTGGGGCGCAAGCTGGCGCTGGACAAGGTCCGCCCGGGTTATTCGCCGACGGGACCGGTGCTGGCACTGGGGGTTGGCGATGCCCGTTGGAATGGGAATGCGGGGGAGACAAGGTTGTGGAGTTGGGATCGTGATCTGGAGGGCAAGGAAATGCGGGTTCTTCCCAATGCGGGGACGAGGATGGCGTTTACGGCGGATGGCGGGCTGCTGGCGACGGGCGCGGGGTTGAACCAGATTTACGTGTGGGACGTCGTCAGCGGCGAGCGCAGGGCCAGGTTCAACCAGCCGACGGCGATGGACATGGCGATCGCGCATGATGGGGCCTGGCTGGCGGCGACGACGCGTGTCCGTCGGAACAGTCCTTCCATCTGGTCGCTTCCTGGTGCCGGTCCGGTGGGGCCGCTCGAAGGCGTGGTGGAAGGTGCTTATGCACTGGCGGCTTCACCGGTGGCCAATGTTCTGGCCGCAGGTTCTGCCAATCATCGCGTCAGTCTTTGGGACATGAACACGTTCCGGGAATTGGAGAGCTTCATTGGTCACCGGCAGGAGGTGCAGGCTTTGGCTTTTTCGTCGGATGGCAAACGGCTGGCATCGGGAGGTGGCGACCGGACGGCACGCATTTGGAAGATCGGCGCGCGTCGAATGAAGGACGAGGTGACCTCCATGCATGCCGCACTGGGGATGGGCGGAGTGCGGATATCGCCGGATGGACGTTTGCTGGCGGCACAGTCTGCCGATCGTGTGCTCAAGCTGTTTCATGGAAGAGATATGTCCGAGGCGATGGTGATTGGATACCAGCGGTCGCCTTTGGGTTTCTCTTCAGATGGTCAACGGCTGGCCACTTTCAATTCGAAAGGATTGCTTGAATGGTGGGACACAAAGGACGGTGAATGCCTTGGTGGTCGCGATTTGAAACATCGGCCTCATCTGGAGGGTGCGACGGCGCTTTCGCCGGATGGCGCGATCCTCTCGATGGGGGTGGATGGCGATGTGCATTTTTATGACACGCAATCGGGAGACTGCCTGTTGTCGGCTGCAAAGGAACACCAGCAATCCATCGGGGCCGTGGCTTTTTCGCCTGATGGGAAGCTGCATGCGACGGTGGCACTGGACGGGACGGTGGTGCTGCGTTCGGTTCCTGACGGGATCAAGCGGTTGGATTTTAGGGGCCACAACATCGGGGCTAGGGGGCTTGCTTTTTCTCCAGACAGTCAATGGCTGGCGACTGGCGGTTACGACCATCTCATCAAGATTTGGGATGTGTCATCTGGTGATCAGGTGGCGGAGTTGAGAGGTCACAGTCGCCCGGTGTTGTTTCTGGCGTTCACCTCAGACGGCAAAACTTTGTTGTCATCGGGAGACGGGGATCAACTGTTTCTCTGGCGCACGGGGGTGTGGCGGTTTCTTGGTCAGCACCTGATCCCTGCGCCCGTGAGGTCGATGGCGTTGTCCAATGATAGCAGTTTGCTGGGGCTGATCGCTTTGCCAGGCGTGCTCAAGGTGATGCGGGCACCGGCGAGTTCACCCGAGCAACCGCTTCCTGCGTCGTTGTTGCCGGAGTTTGATTGGGATTTGAGGGAGCTTCCTCCGGTTGCATGGCCTGTGGTTGAGGATTTGCCACCTCGCGGTGAGGGTGTTCCGACCGCCTGCCTCGATCTGAGCGCTCATTACAACGCCCCGCTGGATGAATCGTGGACGACTGCGGCCGGGGCTACTCTGGGAGATCTTGAGCCGGGTGTTCATCGTTTCAACGGTGTGGACTGGGATGTGCGGGGAATCATGCAGGTGTATCCGCGGAAGATGGGATTTCAGCCGCCGGTGCCGGCTTTTCCTGACAAGGTGACCGGCATTAAGGTGCATCAAAAGGCCGCCAGTCTGAACTTCCTTGGCGCGGTGACCTGGGGCAAGGACTGGAAGACCGGGTATGAGGCGGGCCGGTTGGTGATTCGATATGAGGATGGTGTTTCTGTGGAACATAGGCTGAAGATGGGGAGGGACGTGCTCGGCTGGTTGCAGAATTCTCCGCCTCTTGGCGAGGGGAACTTTTCGGTCAGGGTTGCGTGGTCCGGGCCATCTCAGCGAGGTTCCAGCGATGCTGAAGGTGTTCGCTTGTTTCACTTTGTGTGGCATAATCCTCGCTTGAACGTTGCCATTCGGGAGATTGATTTTGTCGCGACCGAAGGCTGCCCATTCATCACTGCCATTACCGCCGTTCCATGA
- a CDS encoding ECF-type sigma factor, whose amino-acid sequence MKVDISLLLERLQTGEVDAEMELMNCVYFELKKIAAKALAGEQREVSLMTTDLVHEAWVRLLDQEGRVRFKNNLHFFGAAAEAMRRILVDRARRRSREKHGGKLVRIGLDDVEIEEPAAASEILDINDALEKLDGIDSRKAGIVRLRYFAGLGFEEIAAVTQYSLATVQRDWAYARAWLKVEIDRSRK is encoded by the coding sequence ATGAAGGTTGATATTTCCTTGCTACTTGAACGACTACAGACCGGGGAGGTGGATGCGGAGATGGAATTGATGAACTGCGTCTATTTTGAATTGAAGAAGATTGCGGCCAAGGCGCTGGCGGGTGAACAGCGCGAGGTTTCGCTGATGACCACGGATCTGGTGCATGAGGCATGGGTCCGGTTGCTGGATCAGGAGGGTCGGGTGCGGTTCAAGAACAACCTGCATTTTTTCGGAGCAGCGGCGGAAGCCATGCGGCGGATTTTGGTGGATCGTGCGCGTCGTCGGTCGCGGGAAAAACACGGAGGGAAGCTGGTGCGGATCGGGCTGGATGATGTGGAGATCGAGGAGCCGGCGGCCGCTTCGGAGATTCTCGACATCAATGATGCGCTGGAAAAGTTGGATGGGATTGACTCCCGCAAGGCGGGGATCGTCAGGTTGCGATACTTTGCCGGACTGGGTTTTGAGGAGATCGCGGCGGTGACGCAATATTCGCTGGCCACCGTTCAGAGGGATTGGGCGTATGCTCGTGCCTGGTTGAAAGTGGAGATTGATCGATCAAGAAAATGA